The Pelmatolapia mariae isolate MD_Pm_ZW linkage group LG9, Pm_UMD_F_2, whole genome shotgun sequence genome has a segment encoding these proteins:
- the bhlhe22 gene encoding class E basic helix-loop-helix protein 22: MDRRMNLNGGAGDIFHKTLSAVSTKKMDPFRSSAGIELPARDRQSPISCFDQAEPDQIQPGGLAGGRGGTLGLPTGSLCVKYGESANRTSAAESSGGEQSPDDDSDGRCDMVLLSDGRTVSTGKAEGGKKTKEQKILRLNINARERRRMHDLNDALDELRAVIPYAHSPSVRKLSKIATLLLAKNYILMQSQALEEMRRLVMYLNQGQAISAASIPATTALAAPGLGAYDQPGGYPFPTGVAGSSCPDKCALFNNATSSLCKQCTDKP, from the coding sequence ATGGACAGGAGGATGAACTTGAACGGCGGCGCAGGGGACATTTTTCACAAAACTCTGAGCGCCGTGTCCACTAAAAAAATGGACCCTTTCAGATCGTCGGCCGGCATCGAACTACCAGCCAGAGACCGCCAGTCACCGATCAGCTGCTTTGACCAGGCCGAGCCAGACCAGATTCAACCGGGAGGACTGGCAGGAGGCAGAGGGGGGACGCTGGGTCTGCCGACGGGATCTTTGTGCGTAAAGTACGGAGAGAGCGCCAACAGGACCTCGGCAGCGGAGAGCAGCGGAGGTGAGCAGAGTCCCGACGATGACAGCGACGGCAGGTGTGACATGGTCCTCCTCAGCGATGGGCGGACGGTGAGCACAGGGAAAGCTGAAGGAGGTAAGAAAACCAAAGAGCAGAAAATACTGAGgctaaacatcaatgccagagaAAGACGACGGATGCACGATCTGAACGACGCGCTGGATGAGCTCAGAGCGGTCATCCCCTATGCGCACAGCCCGTCAGTGCGGAAACTCTCCAAAATTGCCACTTTGCTGCTCGCCAAAAACTACATCCTCATGCAGTCACAGGCGCTGGAAGAGATGAGGAGGCTAGTGATGTATCTCAACCAGGGCCAGGCCATTTCTGCCGCTTCCATACCGGCCACCACTGCCCTCGCAGCTCCCGGCTTGGGCGCGTACGACCAACCGGGCGGATACCCCTTCCCCACCGGAGTGGCCGGGTCCTCCTGCCCCGATAAATGTGCCCTGTTCAACAATGCCACTTCCAGCCTCTGCAAACAGTGCACTGACAAGCCTTAA